In the genome of Bradyrhizobium sp. CIAT3101, one region contains:
- a CDS encoding CoA transferase: MPFPHASEALSRFTVLDLTRVRSGPTCVRQLADWGATVIKIDALTEDSGGEQPGGPRRGSDFQNLHRNKRAMTLNLKDERGLAVFKRLAAKADVVVENFRPDVKKKLGIDYESLREINPRIVYGSISGFGQDGPYHKRPGFDQIAQGMGGLMSITGAPGEGPMRVGIPVADLTAGLFCAMGILTALLEREVSGKGQWVQTSLLQAQIFMLDFQAARWLMEKEVAKQAGNNHPTSIPTGVFKTSDGYINIATTGGRIWERCAQAIGAPELYSHPDYATAPARSKNRDALNAEIEKRTVTKSTETWVREFNEAGVPCGPIYAIDQMFEDAQVRHLGIAQDVPNDEDRHIRLVGQPVTLSRTPSKMVARPPEFGEQTDEVLAEFGFDADEIAKLRQAKVV, translated from the coding sequence ATGCCCTTTCCGCATGCCTCGGAAGCCCTGTCGCGCTTCACCGTGCTCGATCTGACCCGCGTCCGCTCCGGGCCCACCTGCGTGCGCCAGCTCGCGGACTGGGGGGCCACGGTGATCAAGATCGACGCGCTCACCGAGGATTCCGGCGGTGAGCAGCCGGGCGGACCGCGGCGGGGCTCCGACTTCCAGAATCTGCACCGCAACAAGCGGGCCATGACGCTGAACCTGAAGGACGAGCGCGGGCTCGCCGTCTTCAAGCGCCTTGCGGCCAAGGCCGACGTCGTTGTCGAGAATTTCCGGCCCGATGTGAAGAAAAAGCTCGGCATCGACTATGAGAGCCTGCGCGAGATCAACCCGCGCATCGTCTATGGCAGCATCTCCGGCTTCGGCCAGGACGGCCCCTATCACAAGCGGCCGGGCTTCGATCAGATCGCACAGGGCATGGGCGGGCTGATGTCGATCACCGGTGCGCCGGGCGAGGGCCCGATGCGGGTCGGTATTCCCGTTGCCGACCTCACCGCCGGCCTGTTCTGCGCCATGGGCATCCTCACCGCGCTGCTCGAGCGGGAGGTTTCGGGCAAAGGCCAGTGGGTCCAGACCTCGCTGCTCCAGGCCCAGATCTTCATGCTCGACTTCCAGGCCGCGCGCTGGCTGATGGAGAAGGAAGTCGCCAAGCAGGCCGGCAACAACCATCCGACCAGCATCCCGACCGGCGTGTTCAAGACCTCGGACGGCTACATCAACATCGCCACGACGGGCGGGCGTATCTGGGAGCGCTGCGCGCAGGCGATCGGCGCGCCGGAGCTCTACAGCCATCCCGATTATGCGACAGCCCCTGCCCGTTCCAAGAACCGCGATGCGCTCAACGCCGAGATCGAGAAGCGCACGGTGACGAAGTCGACCGAGACCTGGGTCCGCGAATTCAACGAAGCCGGCGTGCCCTGCGGGCCGATCTACGCCATCGACCAGATGTTCGAGGATGCGCAGGTCAGGCATCTCGGCATCGCCCAGGACGTGCCGAACGACGAGGACCGCCACATCCGCCTGGTCGGTCAGCCCGTGACGCTGTCGCGCACACCGAGCAAGATGGTGGCGCGGCCGCCGGAATTCGGCGAACAGACCGACGAGGTGCTCGCCGAATTCGGTTTCGATGCCGACGAAATCGCAAAACTCAGGCAGGCCAAGGTGGTGTAG
- a CDS encoding M10 family metallopeptidase C-terminal domain-containing protein, which produces MATSVNVSATNNADIDGLLAGTKWSGTISYSFPTSSSTYANPYSGGSGEPTTSGFSAAPTQMQAAINYAIALIQSYTNASITYNGSGSADIMVAQSPAANPTSYAYYPGNYAAGGDVWFGTQYDYTQAQLGNYYFTTALHELGHAMGLKHSQETGGVANVAVPSAHDDSEYTVMSYRSYVGGPLTGYTNEAYGYPQTYMANDILALQTLYGANYNTQSGNTVYTWSPTTGQEFINGVGQLAPGGGVGGSANRIYDTVWDGNGVDTYDLSNYTTNLTINLNPGASSVFSTTQLAYLGNGHYAAGNVYNAYLYNGDARSYIDNATGGSGNDIIIGNAIANILKGGAGNDTITGGGGNDTIDGGPGTDTAVYSGSRANYGIAYNANSQTFTFTDLRSGSPDGTDTVTNVENFQFADGTISSALLISQLLPPVVVEAVGVTSLVESGGNYLLNPTAGGSGPVLKYQGAAVTVGEFSGYTPLGVEQTSTGYEVAWKMAGADLYSVWSTDSSGNYTGNLYMPGSGSSAAFEALESSFHQDLNGDGTIGLAAIVGTVTEAFGSTSLVQVGQNFYLDDISTNTGPTLKFGGVAVVAGQFGGYTPIGVEQTSTGYEVAWKVAGADTYSVWSTDSNGNYTGNYYQPGPGSGAALEALEPSFHQDLNGDGVIGVPVPAGTVVEALGSTSLVQAGQNFYLKDISAGTGPTLKYGGVAVVAGQFGGYTPIGVEQTSTGYEVAWKVAGADTYSVWSTDSNGNYTGNSYQPGPGSNAALETLETSFHQDLNGDGVIGVATIVGTVIEAQGATSLVQVGQNFYLKDISTGTGPTLKYGGAAVTAGQFGGYTPLGVEQTSTGYEVAWKMAGADLYSVWSTDSSGNYTGNLYMPGSGSSAAFEALEASFHQDLNGDTVIGAHANIPDPNAAAVSGPGLLASHWHIV; this is translated from the coding sequence TTGGCCACCTCCGTCAACGTTAGTGCGACCAACAACGCAGACATCGACGGCCTGCTGGCGGGTACCAAATGGTCCGGCACGATCAGCTACAGCTTCCCCACGTCGTCCAGCACCTATGCCAATCCCTACTCCGGCGGCAGTGGCGAACCGACGACGTCGGGCTTTTCGGCTGCGCCGACCCAGATGCAAGCGGCGATCAACTACGCCATTGCGCTGATCCAGAGCTACACCAACGCCAGCATCACGTATAACGGCTCGGGCTCCGCCGACATCATGGTCGCGCAATCGCCCGCGGCCAATCCGACCTCCTACGCCTATTACCCCGGCAACTACGCGGCCGGCGGCGACGTCTGGTTCGGCACGCAGTACGACTACACGCAGGCACAGCTCGGCAACTACTATTTCACGACGGCTCTGCACGAGCTCGGGCATGCCATGGGCCTCAAGCATAGCCAGGAGACCGGCGGCGTCGCCAATGTCGCGGTGCCGAGCGCGCATGACGACAGCGAATACACCGTCATGAGCTATCGCAGCTATGTCGGTGGGCCCCTGACCGGCTACACCAATGAAGCCTACGGATATCCGCAGACCTATATGGCCAACGATATCCTCGCCCTGCAGACACTGTATGGCGCGAACTACAATACTCAGAGCGGCAACACCGTCTACACCTGGAGCCCGACGACGGGGCAGGAGTTCATCAACGGCGTCGGGCAGCTCGCGCCGGGTGGCGGCGTCGGCGGCTCGGCCAACCGCATCTACGACACGGTCTGGGACGGCAATGGCGTCGATACCTACGACCTGTCGAACTACACGACGAATCTCACGATCAATCTCAATCCCGGCGCTTCGTCGGTGTTCTCCACCACGCAGTTGGCCTATCTCGGCAACGGCCATTACGCCGCCGGCAACGTCTACAACGCCTATCTCTACAATGGCGACGCGCGCTCCTATATCGACAACGCCACGGGCGGCTCCGGCAACGACATCATCATCGGCAATGCCATCGCCAATATCCTGAAGGGCGGTGCCGGTAACGACACAATCACCGGCGGTGGCGGCAACGACACCATCGACGGCGGTCCCGGTACGGATACGGCGGTGTATTCGGGCAGCCGCGCGAACTACGGCATCGCCTACAATGCGAATTCGCAGACATTTACATTCACGGATCTACGTTCGGGTTCGCCCGACGGCACCGATACGGTCACCAACGTCGAGAATTTTCAGTTCGCCGACGGGACGATCTCGAGCGCCTTGCTGATCAGCCAGCTCCTTCCCCCGGTCGTGGTCGAGGCGGTCGGCGTCACCAGCCTGGTGGAGAGTGGCGGTAACTATCTGCTCAATCCGACGGCCGGCGGCAGCGGGCCGGTGCTGAAATATCAGGGAGCAGCCGTCACGGTCGGCGAGTTCAGCGGTTACACGCCGCTCGGCGTCGAGCAGACTTCAACCGGCTACGAGGTGGCGTGGAAGATGGCTGGCGCCGACCTGTATTCGGTGTGGAGCACCGATAGCAGCGGCAATTATACCGGAAATCTGTACATGCCTGGTTCCGGGTCCAGTGCAGCGTTCGAAGCGCTGGAGTCAAGCTTTCATCAGGACCTGAACGGTGACGGCACAATCGGCCTGGCGGCTATTGTCGGCACTGTGACCGAAGCGTTCGGATCGACCAGCCTGGTGCAAGTCGGTCAGAATTTTTATCTCGACGACATCAGCACCAACACCGGCCCAACGTTGAAATTTGGCGGAGTGGCCGTGGTCGCCGGTCAGTTCGGCGGTTACACGCCGATTGGTGTCGAGCAGACTTCGACCGGCTACGAGGTGGCCTGGAAGGTCGCGGGCGCCGATACGTATTCGGTGTGGAGCACCGATAGCAACGGCAACTACACCGGAAACTACTATCAGCCCGGTCCCGGCTCCGGCGCAGCGCTGGAAGCGCTGGAGCCCAGCTTCCATCAGGACCTGAACGGTGATGGCGTGATCGGCGTTCCGGTGCCTGCCGGCACCGTGGTTGAGGCACTGGGATCGACGAGCCTGGTGCAGGCCGGTCAGAATTTCTATCTGAAAGACATCAGTGCCGGTACCGGCCCGACGTTGAAATATGGCGGGGTGGCTGTGGTCGCCGGCCAGTTCGGCGGTTACACGCCCATCGGTGTCGAGCAGACTTCGACCGGCTACGAGGTGGCCTGGAAAGTCGCGGGCGCCGATACGTATTCGGTGTGGAGCACCGACAGCAACGGCAATTACACCGGAAACTCCTATCAGCCTGGTCCCGGCTCCAACGCGGCGCTCGAAACGCTGGAGACAAGCTTCCATCAGGACTTGAATGGTGATGGTGTGATCGGCGTGGCGACTATTGTCGGCACTGTGATCGAAGCGCAGGGGGCAACGAGCCTCGTGCAGGTCGGTCAGAATTTCTATCTGAAAGACATCAGCACTGGTACCGGCCCAACGTTGAAATATGGCGGGGCGGCCGTGACCGCCGGTCAGTTTGGCGGTTACACGCCGCTCGGCGTCGAGCAGACTTCAACCGGCTACGAGGTGGCGTGGAAGATGGCCGGCGCCGATCTGTATTCGGTGTGGAGCACCGATAGCAGCGGCAATTATACCGGAAATCTGTACATGCCTGGTTCCGGGTCCAGTGCAGCGTTCGAAGCGCTCGAGGCAAGCTTCCATCAGGACCTGAACGGTGACACCGTGATCGGCGCCCATGCAAATATCCCCGATCCGAATGCTGCCGCCGTTTCCGGTCCCGGCCTGCTCGCAAGCCATTGGCACATTGTCTAG
- a CDS encoding acetyltransferase — translation MQKQQIVIFGTGEIAELADFYFSQDSRYEVAGFTVDAAFQKQSEFRGRPVVAFEDVATKFAPESNDMFVAVSYAKINAVRAEKVAAVRAKGYRLATYLSSRATVFPGFEAKENCFILEDNTIQPFATVGANVTLWSGNHIGHHSTIEDDVFLASHVVVSGGVRIGQGSFVGVNVTIRDHVTIGKKCVLGAGALVLEDQPDFSVVAPRGTERSAVPSTRLRNL, via the coding sequence TTGCAGAAGCAGCAAATCGTCATTTTTGGTACAGGCGAAATTGCGGAACTGGCAGATTTCTATTTTTCACAAGATTCACGCTACGAAGTAGCGGGCTTTACCGTCGATGCTGCGTTCCAGAAGCAGTCGGAATTTCGCGGCCGGCCGGTCGTGGCGTTCGAAGACGTCGCTACGAAATTCGCGCCCGAAAGCAACGATATGTTCGTCGCTGTCAGCTACGCGAAGATCAATGCGGTTCGGGCCGAAAAGGTCGCGGCCGTCCGCGCCAAGGGTTACCGGCTTGCGACTTATCTGAGCAGTCGCGCCACGGTGTTTCCCGGGTTCGAGGCGAAGGAGAATTGCTTCATTCTGGAAGACAATACGATCCAGCCATTCGCGACGGTCGGCGCCAACGTGACGCTCTGGAGCGGCAACCATATCGGCCATCACTCGACCATCGAGGACGACGTCTTTCTGGCGTCGCATGTCGTGGTGTCCGGCGGCGTGCGGATCGGGCAGGGGAGTTTCGTCGGCGTCAATGTCACGATCCGCGATCACGTCACGATCGGCAAGAAGTGCGTGCTTGGCGCCGGGGCCTTGGTGCTGGAAGATCAGCCGGATTTTTCAGTCGTGGCACCGCGCGGAACCGAGCGCTCGGCGGTACCGAGCACACGCCTTAGAAATTTGTGA
- a CDS encoding class I SAM-dependent methyltransferase: MKFVRINPPGSFCTQEALRDAFRQRGGATFLDVGCGGGDLSKLLCDEGLTGVGIDFSERALEVAATLLDPYIQQGKYRLKLGDLHDLPDDFVKVDLAISYMVMEHIEDDVAFLQKIAKFVKPGGNIILGVPGRRDHWSLEDETVGHFRRYDRDDLDAVLRKANLDQTSVWSVGVPTINMLFKVSLWMIIRSGAAAKKNESQREQTETSGIREIPWKTVFPSWVRIILNRVTLYPLFLIQRLFYRTGLGVVMMGMGRVPD; encoded by the coding sequence ATGAAATTCGTACGGATCAACCCGCCCGGCAGCTTCTGCACTCAGGAGGCGCTTCGCGACGCGTTCAGGCAACGCGGCGGGGCGACCTTTCTCGATGTCGGCTGCGGTGGCGGCGATCTCTCCAAGCTGTTATGCGATGAAGGCCTCACCGGCGTCGGAATCGATTTTTCCGAGCGCGCGCTGGAAGTCGCCGCGACGCTGCTCGATCCCTACATCCAGCAGGGCAAATACCGGCTGAAACTTGGCGACCTGCACGACCTGCCCGACGATTTCGTCAAGGTGGACCTTGCCATCAGCTACATGGTCATGGAGCACATCGAGGACGATGTGGCGTTCCTGCAGAAGATCGCGAAGTTTGTAAAACCGGGCGGCAACATCATCCTCGGGGTTCCCGGACGTCGCGACCACTGGTCCCTGGAAGACGAGACCGTCGGCCATTTCCGCCGTTATGACCGCGACGACCTGGACGCGGTTTTGCGCAAGGCCAATCTGGACCAGACCTCGGTCTGGTCGGTTGGCGTTCCCACCATCAACATGCTGTTCAAGGTCAGTCTGTGGATGATCATCCGCAGCGGCGCGGCCGCGAAAAAAAACGAGAGCCAGAGAGAGCAGACCGAGACGAGTGGCATCCGGGAAATACCCTGGAAGACGGTGTTTCCCTCCTGGGTACGGATCATTCTGAACCGGGTGACGCTGTACCCCCTCTTCCTGATCCAGAGACTGTTTTACCGAACCGGCCTCGGCGTCGTCATGATGGGTATGGGCCGGGTACCCGATTAG
- a CDS encoding phytanoyl-CoA dioxygenase family protein → MQPANSKRYGVIEQTASETDIAYACETIRQLGYAVIDGGYDSGWLGSLSDAFERARQRHYAEHGGIEALKALDEHNTVRLPMAYEPLFLELATNKTILEICNRLITGYSILNQQNGVINPPHAERYNQGAWHRDLPYQHFVSSRPLAINALFCLDAFTIENGATQVLPASHRLEAFPSDRFLASEAVTVVAPAGSFIILDCMMFHTGSVNTTDRPRRAVNHVYTIPLLRQQIDLPAALGEKFTTDAQLRKLLGYEVRTPGSVTGYLASRSKKS, encoded by the coding sequence ATGCAACCGGCCAATTCCAAACGGTACGGCGTTATCGAGCAAACCGCCTCGGAGACAGACATCGCGTATGCCTGTGAAACGATCCGGCAGCTCGGCTACGCCGTGATCGATGGCGGCTACGATTCGGGCTGGCTTGGCAGTTTATCGGATGCATTCGAACGTGCGCGGCAGCGTCACTACGCCGAACACGGCGGCATCGAGGCCCTGAAGGCGCTCGACGAGCATAACACCGTCAGATTGCCGATGGCTTATGAGCCGCTATTTCTCGAACTCGCCACCAACAAGACCATACTCGAGATCTGCAATCGGCTGATTACCGGCTACAGCATCCTCAATCAGCAGAACGGCGTGATCAATCCGCCGCACGCCGAACGATACAATCAAGGTGCGTGGCATCGCGACTTGCCGTATCAGCACTTCGTCTCGTCCCGCCCGCTTGCGATCAACGCGCTGTTTTGCCTGGATGCCTTCACGATCGAGAACGGCGCAACCCAGGTGTTGCCCGCTTCGCATCGGCTTGAGGCCTTTCCGTCGGACCGTTTCCTGGCGAGCGAAGCGGTCACCGTGGTGGCGCCGGCCGGCTCCTTCATCATTCTCGATTGCATGATGTTTCACACCGGCAGCGTCAACACGACCGATCGGCCGCGACGCGCCGTCAATCACGTCTATACGATCCCGCTGCTGCGCCAACAAATCGATTTGCCGGCCGCACTCGGCGAGAAATTCACGACCGACGCTCAGCTCCGCAAATTGCTGGGATATGAGGTCCGTACGCCCGGCTCAGTTACCGGATATCTGGCGTCGCGCAGCAAGAAGTCATAG
- a CDS encoding class I SAM-dependent methyltransferase, with protein sequence MKDRVDAAILPQVASYYASKLEQHGTTSQGVDWNGTASHDRRHRQFLRLLEGSPNASVIDLGCGFGDFLRFLRSEGFQGRFTGYDIAASMIEKARELYGEGEDRQWRIGSEPEEVADFAIASGIFNVKGDVPAEAWIDYVNDTLDTLARAGRRGFAFNILSLSSDPERRRPHLYYADPVAMLRHCLAKYGRSVALLQDYELYEFTVLVRHPDRG encoded by the coding sequence ATGAAGGACCGGGTTGACGCTGCAATCCTGCCTCAAGTGGCGTCGTATTACGCTTCGAAGCTTGAGCAGCACGGAACGACTTCGCAAGGCGTGGACTGGAACGGGACTGCTTCGCACGATCGGCGCCACAGGCAATTTCTTCGTCTGCTCGAGGGTAGTCCAAACGCCAGCGTCATCGATCTCGGCTGCGGGTTCGGAGACTTCCTGCGCTTCCTCCGCTCCGAAGGGTTTCAGGGCCGCTTCACCGGCTATGATATTGCCGCGAGCATGATCGAGAAGGCGCGGGAGCTATATGGCGAGGGCGAGGATCGTCAGTGGCGCATCGGCAGCGAACCGGAGGAAGTGGCCGACTTTGCCATCGCGAGCGGCATTTTCAACGTCAAGGGCGACGTTCCCGCGGAGGCCTGGATCGACTATGTCAACGACACGCTCGATACTCTCGCGCGCGCCGGCCGCCGCGGATTTGCATTCAACATCCTGAGCCTGTCGAGCGACCCCGAAAGGCGGCGCCCCCACCTTTATTACGCCGACCCGGTTGCCATGCTGCGCCATTGCCTTGCGAAGTACGGACGCTCGGTCGCTCTGTTGCAGGACTACGAGCTCTACGAGTTCACCGTTCTCGTCCGGCACCCCGACCGGGGGTGA
- a CDS encoding glycosyltransferase family 2 protein, with amino-acid sequence MKLSIVTTLYRSAASIEEFHNRAMKAAEALTDDIELIIVNDGSPDNSLELALEIQRSDPRVVIVDLSRNFGHHKAMMTGLAQASGDMVFLIDSDLEEQPEDLAALYQRFSQGDCDVVYGILTTRRGNVFARLPGATFFSLLDLLSDHPVPRNVFTARLMTREYVKALVRHRDREFSISHLWEVTGFRQQALTLKKLSLSPTSYTFRRRVEMAIRDITTTSSKLLYLIFYVGLSIFGLSIAVIIFFLGRYFTRGVGVDGFTSEIVSIWFLGGLIILVLGIFGIYIANILAETKRRPYTIIRRIYHPESATVLQSSAPDKDING; translated from the coding sequence GTGAAACTCTCCATCGTGACAACTCTCTATCGATCCGCCGCCAGCATCGAGGAGTTCCACAACCGCGCAATGAAGGCCGCGGAAGCCCTCACCGACGATATCGAACTGATCATCGTCAACGATGGCTCACCGGACAACAGCCTCGAGCTCGCGCTTGAAATTCAGCGCAGCGACCCACGCGTCGTCATTGTCGATCTGTCCCGCAATTTCGGACACCACAAGGCGATGATGACGGGTCTCGCCCAAGCCTCCGGCGACATGGTCTTTCTCATCGACAGCGATCTCGAAGAGCAACCGGAAGATCTCGCGGCTTTGTATCAACGCTTCTCGCAAGGCGACTGTGACGTCGTCTATGGGATCCTGACGACGCGACGCGGCAATGTTTTCGCCAGGTTGCCCGGCGCAACCTTCTTCAGTCTGCTCGACCTCCTGAGCGACCATCCGGTTCCGCGTAACGTCTTCACCGCGCGCCTGATGACACGGGAATACGTCAAGGCTCTCGTCCGGCATCGCGATCGTGAGTTCTCGATATCCCATCTCTGGGAGGTGACGGGCTTTCGCCAGCAAGCACTTACGCTCAAAAAACTCTCGCTGTCGCCCACCAGCTATACTTTCCGGCGACGGGTCGAAATGGCGATACGCGACATCACGACAACGTCGAGCAAATTGCTGTATTTGATCTTCTACGTCGGCCTTTCGATATTCGGCCTGTCAATTGCGGTCATCATCTTTTTTCTGGGCCGGTATTTCACACGGGGAGTTGGCGTCGACGGGTTCACGTCGGAGATCGTCTCGATCTGGTTTCTTGGCGGACTCATCATCCTCGTCCTCGGCATCTTTGGAATCTACATTGCGAACATCCTGGCCGAGACAAAACGCAGGCCGTACACGATCATACGCCGGATCTATCATCCGGAAAGCGCGACAGTCCTGCAATCGAGCGCGCCAGACAAGGACATCAACGGATGA
- a CDS encoding right-handed parallel beta-helix repeat-containing protein, protein MGDDANPCSRTAPCKTFAGAISKTAAFGEINCLDPGGYGAVTITKSMTLNCSATIGSVLVAGTNGIVISAAATDKVILRNIQIQGLAGTATPGLNGVRILTAASVSIENCVITQFSQAGISDVRTAGNTLLFVRNTIISYNTGNAISLTATAANKAVIEDSSLINSVGSGLGVGNLNNAYVTRTVIAGNAASGIVNDGGSAINVDSSSITSNGTGVTANGIIRLSNSDVTLNATGFAGSATVSYGNNRLAGNTTFGVAVTPAGGASSNLGEQ, encoded by the coding sequence GTGGGTGATGACGCAAATCCCTGTAGCCGCACTGCGCCATGCAAGACCTTCGCCGGCGCGATTTCCAAAACAGCAGCCTTCGGTGAGATCAACTGTCTGGATCCGGGCGGCTACGGCGCCGTGACGATCACCAAGTCGATGACCCTGAACTGCAGTGCCACGATCGGATCAGTGCTGGTCGCAGGCACGAATGGTATCGTCATCAGTGCGGCGGCCACCGACAAAGTCATCCTCCGCAACATCCAGATTCAAGGCCTTGCGGGTACCGCTACCCCTGGTCTCAACGGCGTCCGTATCCTCACTGCGGCGTCGGTTTCGATCGAGAACTGCGTGATCACGCAATTCTCGCAAGCCGGCATCAGCGATGTCCGGACTGCGGGCAATACTCTGCTTTTCGTTCGCAACACGATCATCAGTTACAATACTGGAAACGCCATCAGTCTGACTGCTACCGCCGCCAACAAGGCAGTTATTGAAGACTCAAGTCTGATCAACAGCGTCGGTAGCGGCCTCGGCGTCGGCAATCTCAATAACGCTTATGTCACGCGGACCGTGATTGCCGGCAACGCAGCCAGCGGGATCGTGAACGACGGTGGCTCGGCGATCAATGTGGATAGCAGCTCGATCACCAGCAACGGTACCGGCGTCACGGCGAACGGAATCATCCGGCTGTCGAATTCCGACGTGACGCTCAACGCCACAGGGTTCGCCGGCTCGGCGACAGTTTCCTATGGAAACAATCGTTTGGCCGGAAATACGACTTTCGGGGTTGCGGTGACGCCGGCCGGTGGAGCCTCGTCCAACCTCGGCGAGCAGTAG